Within Sorghum bicolor cultivar BTx623 chromosome 2, Sorghum_bicolor_NCBIv3, whole genome shotgun sequence, the genomic segment CGGCCACGGTGAAACGATTCTATCATCAATGCCCATTTCCCGCAGCCTAATCCTACTATAGGTGGCCTACATGCGGGAGGTATGGTAACATGTGCTTACGCCTCGTTTAGTTCCAcctaaaatttaattttttttaaaacgccacatcgaatctttaatattaaatgtagacaagaacaaaaactaattacatttatctgtaatttgcgagataaatcttttgagtctagatagtttgaataataattattaagtataaatgaaagtgttatagtGGCTAAATCTAAAAAGCTTTTCACAACTAAATAAGGTCTTATTATTTCTGTTAAGGAGTAATGTTTGCAGCTCTGGTCCTGCACCAATGTAGACGTAGCTGTCTTCGTATGACGTACGAACATATATATCTGCAAGTATAAACACTCGAAGATCCGGCGGCTAAACTCGCCGTCAATTGTGCGCTCGACTAGCCTACCACTACCACACTCCCGCACACGGTCGTCCCAACCCAACCGGCGACGGGCGACCCAGATATGCGCCACATCGGGGTCGGGGCGTCCGCGAGCTCGCCATGTACGGTCCGCGTCCGTCCCTGCGGCCTGGCTCCGCCATTATCCCCCTCCTGCGTCCAGCTCCAGCAACTGGTCACCTTCCCTGCCACACCATTGGAACGGCACGCGCGAACGGCCGTGCGGACGACAAGGGCATCGCCTCCGCATCGCAGGTTTGCGTCCTCTCTCCGAGTCACATCCCTGACGCGCGCGCGTCGCTATATGTGCTATGGCTATGCCCCGTTTTGTTAATTTCCGCATGGATCTATTCATTCTATTGTCCTGCACATGTACTCTCCTCACGCTATGTAGTGTCGATTCTCTTTTGAACAAGATGGTGCTATTTCCCTATACAAATGTCTGCACTCTCTGAACAtggcttttggataagataaatTGCAATTTGGATTTAGATTTCGGTCATTAGTTTGCACATATGGACAAGGGAGACTGTTGAGTACAATGTACATCCATCCTGTAATGTAACCAACACATGTTTCCACATGAATACTTTCTTGCTATCTTGCCTAATTTGCCAGTGCATACATGTCGCCCACTCTTGCCACTGGAGTGTTCAGTCGGTTAGGCACAAGCAGTTGTTAATCTTTCCATGTCTTTTTTGTCAGGTTATTTCAGCTTTGGTCCACTCCCCTCAATGGGAAAAAATAGACAATTGGCGATGGTTTTCTGTAAGCATTGAGACACTGCCACAGTGGGCACAAATTAGAGTGCCATTCTAGATTCATTACAAATTAGAGACATTTTACATTTATTTACTTTTGAATTTGTAAGCATATAGGCACTGGGTGCAAAtcaaagtttttttaaaaattaattaattttgaaCATTTGCTTTCTTAATGAAAAgccattttattttcttttatgacTTGGAGTCATTTTGTAGTATAACTTATCTCCTATGTAGCCATGAGGGATAAGTGCAGCATCATTAATTTTTTCCATCTTATAAACTTCTATCTATAGTACTAGATAAACTAAATATCTGCCTGTGCTAAGTACATGGTTCTTGTGCTCTAGATTAATATTATTATTGCTTTATGTTATAAGGGAAACACATAATTAAAGTTGCATGCCTACCTACTAGTCAATTTTCTTCACATGATAGCACAGCCCGCAGCTGCACTTTTATGAcccttattttattttattttgtttcctTTTATGGTTTTATCTGATGCATCAAAACTCATTACCCCACATGCTTGAGTTGCATTTGCATCTCTTAAGTGTTTTTTTCGGAATTCATCCAAAAAAGGTGTTTTGAACTGTTTTATCATTGTCAAGTTATTTCAAGTTGTTCTACTCCCCTTGATGGAAAAAAAAACTATCAAATCTGTGATTTGATGATGACTTTCTGCAAGTATTGAGTTAGAAATTAGTGTACATTTTTAGATATTCATTACTATTACAGTAGTACCTTTTACAACTTTTGAATTTACCTTCTACATATCTAGAAAaaccaaaacatcttataatttggaatgggggAAGTATTTTGTAATGTACGTGGATCTCacagtttttttttgaaagatgtaactttatttttatgagcctttattattttattattatctgATGAACCAAACTTCATACTCCTCAGGCTTGATCCAGTGAGCCGTGAGCATGAAACAAAACTGGAAAGGTGATTTTTTCCATGCACTGTAATTCTGTAAATGACATTCCATTTTCCCCTTCTAATCTAAAACTCTATATAAACAAGGATGTTAAATTGACTCATTGTGGTCTGTACCTCAGGCTTGCAGTAGTCACTGGTGGAAACAGGGGAATCGGCCTGGAGGTATGCCGGCAGCTTGCTGCACAGGGCATAATGGTCATTCTCACAGCAAGGGATGAGAAAAGAGGAAAAGACGCAGTCGAATTCCTCAGGCACGAATGCAACCTCTCCAACATTATCTACCGTCCACTGGATGTCCTAGATGATGATAGTGTTGCCTCATTAGCCCAGCATATTGAGAGCAGATATGGGAAGCTTGACATTTTGGTAAAATGAAGTCTTTCTGTTAGCAGCCGAGCACATATCAAGTTTCTCTCACTATCCTACTGGTTTGGTTTGAGAACTTATGAATGAGTGTGAAGTCGTTGATGCATGCAGGTGAACAATGCAGGAGTGGGAGGAGTTGTCGTAGACCAGGATGGCATGAGAGCTCTCAATATTGATCCTCACACATGGGTATGTAGACAGACTCTTCTTGATTATTAAGATGTATGATTGTAAATATCTGAATTTTGGTGCCATAATATCCATACACACTTCCAGTTGTTTGCTGTCCACAAGACCTACAAATAGCATTAGTCACCTAGATTAAAATTGAGAGTCTATGGTGTGATTTTATGGCTTTACGATCTTAATTTATCAGGCTGATTCTACGATTCTATTAATCTGATTCAGGATCACGATTTTAGCAAACATGGTCACCGCCACCAATCCAAATTCTGACGAGCTTTTCATTCCTTCAAAAAAATTTTTCCCTAAACGAGGGTGATCCCCCATTTCCATTATGAAATATAACGTAAATACATCAGCATTTGCGATGTTTGTAGATCGAGATAGCTAAAGAAGGTTTACCAGAGTATCACCAACCCTTGGTAAACATACCCGCGACGACTTAACACTACACCACAGTTAAGACTTTTCATTTGTTCAATGCCACTATTATTGCAGTTATCAGGTGCAGCCGCCAATCTGCTGGAAGGTGTGGTCCTGCAAACCTATGATGGAGCTGTAAAATGTCTCAACACAAACTACTACGGAATCAGACGGGTGACCGAAGGTCTCCTTCCCCTGCTGAAACAATCTTCGTCAGGAGCAAGGATCGTGAACACCACCTCACTTCGGTCAGAGCTAAAGGTAACTATACCCTACTAGGTTCTCTAAACTAAACATGCTAGCTAGCTAATGTTGTGTTGTGTGCACAACGAACGAACGAACTCTGCCACCACACCACACTGACATCAGAGGATGCCGAACAAGAAGCTACGGGAGGAGCTGCGCGACGCTGGCTCCTGGGACGAGCAGCGAATCGAAGCTATGCTGGACGAGTTCCTGGAGGCCCTGAGGCGTGGGCGGCTGGAGGAGGAGGGGTGGCCAACGATGCTGCCGGCGTACAGCGTGTCCAAGATGGCGGTGAACCTGTACACCCGGATCCTGGCGAGGCGGCTGCCGGAGATGCGCGTCAACTGCGTGCACCCAGGCTTTGTCAGGACAGAGATCAACTGGAACACAGGCGTCATCACGACAGAGGAAGGCGCCAGGGGAGCCGTCAAGCTCGCGCTGCTCCCCCACGATGGCCCCACCGGGTGTTACTTCCATCAAACGGAGCTTGGGATCGCTTGGTGACCAAGTCACAGGTGTACGTACACAGGTGTCGCCCAGTGCGTGTATCATTATCTGAGGATCACGTATGTGTCTATCGGAGAATGCCAGTGCTTATCTATTGATGCTGTTTACTTTGGGTTCAGAATGCATCTGCAGTCTTTAGGAGCCAGAATCtcattatatgatttaattacttCTTGCTTTTTTGTATTGTGTTGTGTCACTGGAATTACTGTTTGTTTTTCTCATTATGGTTATAAATACCAGGTTATTGGTATACAACCAATGATGAGTGCCTCGGTTATTCATAAATGTTTGTGTTTCAGACATCTGGCAGGGCTGCTAATCTTCTCAAAGAAGTATTCCAGAATACCAATGATGAGGCATACAACTGTCTCAATAGTCAATACAAATTACTACGGATGCAAACAGGTAACGGATGCTCTTCTTCCCCTTTTGAAGCTATCTACATCAGGAGCGAGGATTGTCAATGCCTCCTCACTTGCGTCGGAACTG encodes:
- the LOC110432330 gene encoding (+)-neomenthol dehydrogenase-like, encoding MRHIGVGASASSPCTVRVRPCGLAPPLSPSCVQLQQLVTFPATPLERHARTAVRTTRASPPHRRLDPVSREHETKLERLAVVTGGNRGIGLEVCRQLAAQGIMVILTARDEKRGKDAVEFLRHECNLSNIIYRPLDVLDDDSVASLAQHIESRYGKLDILVNNAGVGGVVVDQDGMRALNIDPHTWLSGAAANLLEGVVLQTYDGAVKCLNTNYYGIRRVTEGLLPLLKQSSSGARIVNTTSLRSELKRMPNKKLREELRDAGSWDEQRIEAMLDEFLEALRRGRLEEEGWPTMLPAYSVSKMAVNLYTRILARRLPEMRVNCVHPGFVRTEINWNTGVITTEEGARGAVKLALLPHDGPTGCYFHQTELGIAW